DNA sequence from the Daphnia carinata strain CSIRO-1 chromosome 8, CSIRO_AGI_Dcar_HiC_V3, whole genome shotgun sequence genome:
AATTCAAATCAGGGACTAATGGACTAACGAAAATAGCTGATGGTTGGAAAACGggtgtgcaaaaaaaatgaggaagaaaaaaagagagaataaaAAGAGTTGAGCTATGATAATGCGGTCGATGGCAGCCagatcagaaaaagaaaggcgtTAGGTTGTAAAGGTACCAGTTGGAAAATACATACCTTTGCCTCTCCATTCAATCAGATTCTAGCAGGCTACGTATGTTGACAAATAATCCGGCTGCACTAATGGACCAACCGAACAGGTTGTTGAGGAGGGAGAGGGACAGGGAGGGGTTCTTGGTGTCGGGGACAAAGGTGACAACTTGAACAAGAACAACTCAAGAGGGAAAATGACAACACGGGTAACATCAAGCAACAAAGGAGGCGTCGTGTCGATGTAGACCTATTCTATGTAAAGCTTTCATGTTCGAACACAACTGCAGGAGGATCGTCATTCGGCATTACACGAAAAGGCATTCAGTTCAGTCATGATAAGGTGTTGTATAGTGACAGATGGGATTTCGATCTACTGTACCCTCCTAGGCAAGTGCggtaaatttgattttactttattttttgttttgtttttgtttttgtttttgtttcgttttttttccttttttttttttttcgttcttttttttccttttttctttttctttcttttttttccttttttttttttttttttttttgaaatcataaCTAGTGGTAAGGCTACCATAAAAAATCACACATCTGTGGAGGGGATTCCGGAAGGATGGGTTTCATTTGAACAGACCATTTCTTGAAggcaaacttgtttttttgcttgccCAGCGATTaaaggaggaaaagaagcGGATAAGCCTTCACATCCGCCggaaagacgaaaaaaaaaacagttgggaAAGGTAAATGGAAAGGAAGGCAGACAACATATAGTAGAAAGAATAGCTGAACATTGCTAAGGGTACATCTACCAGCTACCTACATACAGTCATTTCCATGATGGTGGATTTTTTTCTCTAGTCAATCACAAGAGGGTGAAGGTAAAAGAAGTGGATCAATACGTCAGAAACGAACCTCAAATTTAAATTGCAAAgtgaaaacaaacgaaaatagGAGAAGAGAAGGAGTGGGGTAAATGATTTTCGGTATCTTTAAATGGCTTTCATGGATGACCCAAAATGCAACCGCTCTCgaatattttcctttttcttttttcagtgtgtgtgtgtgtgtgtgtgtgtttatgcTAATATATTTGTGTTTCGTTTAatgttgtttagttttttttttttgtttttttgttggttttttgtgGGGGAGGGGTGAGAGTAGAGGTAAAGGTGGACAGCTGATGTTGGGCAGGGGAGCTTGTCTCTGTGGTCGTCTCTTTGCTCTAAGCTTTGACGTCCTCGGCCCCCGAATCTCCCTCATCACCATCCTTTACCTTCTTCTCGCCTTCACCTCCCTTCTTTGACCAATCcggttttttctgaaaaaaagaagaaaagagagagagaaaaacaaaaagttcgATGAATGACTTGAAACATAAAGGAATGAAAATGGATTTTATCAGCTATTCCTGGATACAAGTTTATACCTCCTTATCCTCTTCCTCCATTGTgaattccttctttttcacttgtttAAGCTGATTACGGAAGTTGAATTCGGCGGCCTTCTTTTGAAGTTTGGCAAATTTGTTCTCATATTTGGATACTTTGCGCAGAGAAGGCTTAATACTGCATTATTAACCATGTGAATTTGCAAAAGCATTGGGTTACCGTTTAGTCTCTATAGGAAATTCGCATGTGtttcgaacgaaaaaaaaaaagaaacgaaaaggcACACTTACAATTTGCCTCGGAGGTCATTGACGAGGATGTTGATCTCGTTGATCTGTCAGCAGGGCAACGAGTAgtcaaagaacaaaaataaattgaatcACTAAAGTTTCGACATGATAAACTTCTGGATGGATTGAAAAAGGGTTTTTCTAGTGAACAGGGGGAAGGTGGGtgtttcaaaataagaaaaagtataTGCTGCAGAGACGTGTAACATGCCGTGCAAATGCATGCAGCAAGGTGTGTTGCCTTGCATGACGGGTAACGAGCGCATTGATTGAAAATGAACAATCACAATCGTCTGTTTAAAGCTCGTTTCTCGTATTAGCACAAACTATCTTtgcctgttttttcttttctttttttttcatttatttatttttgtgtgtgtttgtgtctgtttttattgttttgttcaattgttttgttctttttgtttaatttagtttttgttttgttttcacacacacagacagagtGGGACACGAACACACAACGAGGATAGCAGAGGGTAGAGGAATTGAGAAAACAGTTTGCCGTCAATCAGCGAAGAACAAATTTTATGTAACAAAGAATAACCTTGGTGAACAAATgacgaaagagaaacgaaagatAGACAAAAGGTAAGACAGCGTAagaatgaaagagagaaagagagagatagaaagagagagagagagagagagagagagaggaatcTCGATTCAGTATGTCACTGATGTACAGAGGCCAGCACTTCCTGAAGAAACAGAGGGGGACTGTTCTTCCCCGAGACACAGTGTATAGACCAGACCATCATGATTGCATCTATGATAAACATATTCGAAACTGAATGCTTTGAGCTCGGAAACGAGTCCCTTatttcaacaaaaacacagacaaggttaaaaattaaaaaaaaaactaataaaaaagagagaaaaaaaagagtaagaAACCGGCCCTCGGGACAAATAAAATATCTAATTGCACgttgaaaataagcccaatTTTGACTTATTATGATTGCCAACAACCACCTCAAGGCATGATAGCTTGACCAAAATAGTTTATAGGTGGGTCCGctcgattttcaaaaaatttcaagggTTCTTCATATTTatccatgaaaaaaaaagaaagaaacgaaatcgAATGGACTAGGTAGGTCCATATCTGGTCCATACAGAGTCGTCGCCATTTTTTACGATGGCGACACGGTTACTTCGGTTATGTTTGCAATCCACCCAAAACTTCAGATCGCTTCACTGAAGCCGCGTATGTGATCTTATGTTTACATTGTCGAAGAAGGAATAGCAGTTAAAAATGTCAAAGTGCAAAAAAAGACCAACATTCAAAAGTTTTGGATCAAATGAAATTATCAGAAAGGGCTGACCTCCGCCTGCGCATTAGACATAATTGTGTGTATGTGGCAAAtacgtatttttttaagagaagaagaaaaagaagaagtggaaacaagtaataataataataataataaaatgggtGAAAAGAGTTTCGCTTTGCCTCGTTCTGGCGAAAGTCAGGCATCCGATTTGCCCCAAAACGAAGCAAAACCGAATTTCGTGTGTAAAAATGGGATGGGTAAATGCTTGATGggtaaagaaatgaaaagatgtcaagagaaaaatcgttaaaaagtAGGAATGAAAGCATAGTTGGAATAGAGAAGAGTACAATGACACACTGCCAAGCAAACGATGAACTGCAATGTGTTGATGTAACGATGTGTTGATgcttaagaaagaaaaaaaacataaaatctaAAAGTTTGACGTTTCTGCTAGCAAAAATGAATCaatatcaacttttttttctttcaaaataaaagggaaTTGAAGTGGAAAAGGGGGAAGCTCTTGGAAATTTCGCGTAATCCTCCGAGGACGGCAAATCGTGAAGTAATCAAGGGAAAGCGAACGATGAGTTCAGAAACGAATAgtaggctaaaaaaaaaactggactGGATTGGATTGGAGTGCATGCTGTAGAGTTTGATACCGGAACAGCTCAAACAACTATGAAGATGCCGACAACTGGGAAGAAGTGGACTACGAAAGCGCCAATCCAATATTGGGGCACTCTGAAGCGAGACTAAAACGATGCTAATGGAAAAACTAGCATTTTCTACAGGGATCATTTcaagcttcaaaaaaaaaaaatcaatcaaaaactaaacaaaatcAGGACGTACTTTTAACTCGGAAGATTTATCATTATCGATAGATATtacgttattttaaaaatattaagaagaagaaaataaatctcGTTCATTTTCCCCGCATGGAGGCTCTGTGCTGTTGCGGGCCAGCCCTAGTCtttcccatattttttttatttttaagacaAGATTAGTTTAAACTGGAATTGCAGCATTCGATGTTTGAGTATTCCGATATTACAGCGTGTTTGTATGATCAATCACTTGTATGCCGATGAAACGACATATCTCAATGACGCTATCGTTTTGGAATTAGCGATGGTTTTAAGATGAAAATCACGACTTAGCGATGCCCGAGTCAACTCTGAATGCGTTCAAGAGCAGGGCGTTGTGTATGGAACAAACGTTGGAATTGACGATAATCAAGCATagacaaaaacgaaaaggtgTGTCAATAAATAACTACGGAGAACGAGGGCAATCATGATCTACGTGAATGCAATTCGGGCCTTTTGGGTCAATCGAACAGGAAATAAGAAGACAGCCTATCTGAATTGCGACGAGCAATCAGATGGTATGTTGATTATGAAAGaattagaaaagaatatagatcaataaagaaagaaccaaaagaattttgttagtggaagaaaaaagccaTACACGAAGGTCAACCCTTTGTGATTATATCATTTTTCGCTAAGGAATGTCAGGTGAAGTAACACAAAGTAACGCAGTAACGCCAACAACCTTAAACAAATGTCGAACTAAGAtattgatatttaaaaaacgataataattttgttttgttctgtttttttgtgcTAGTTGAATTCAATCGCGCGTGACTAGGGCCGGCCGTCAATGGGCACATCGCTTCGAAGCGAAGAGATTTAAATGTACGGTAGCATATAAACGTCTATTCTATTCATCATCATTGTGTCCgtcctctttttgtttttgacaatGCTCGGTAGCAGGGTtgaacaaaaggaaaaattccgTGTCTTCGGCACAATCGCAGGTGTGCTACAAAAAGTACAGCATGTAGTTTTCGGAAAAGTGCATTCTTCAACTTGTTCCTGCTATTGACATCCGTGACGAGCACTGAGCCACACAGCACAGCTGATGAGGCTACGCTGTGTGAACAACTTGGTTTTTACGGCCATAATGGATTGAGACGAAAGCAAGCGTTGTTCTGTGACGGCTTCGCTCAGTTGCTCTGAAGGGTGTTAAAAGCggagaaagcgaaaaaaacgCCTTACTCGAATTCAAGATGCCATTCTCTACCACTCGGGATATGCGTGAGAAATCAGCTGAATAGAGGGGATTGAGGCAGCCGTATGAAAATCGGCGCCTCGCAACAACCAGTGAAATGTTTCCAAGCAAATCAGCAACGACAGAGAGATCGTGAAAAGAAGAGGTGAACTGGATGTAGTGAGTCTATTGGCTGCAGGCTTGATAGAGAagggtagttttttttttatttgataattTTTGATTTGGTGGGTCTAACCTcgtaatctttttttctgactTCAAAGTCCAAGTCCCATTTTTGCGACTCGCACATGATAACGCGTTCATTGTAGTCGACACAGATCTGCTTCAGGGCGGCTGATTAAACATGGCAACAGTTCACTTTAGCAACAAGTTAAACACTTTAGCGATTATCACTGCTAGGAATTAATGCGTGAATACCACGGGATCACAGGCCCGCACCATGAACCCGCAAACACTTTGCCCGAACGACCATCGTAACGGACCCGACCGTCTCGTCATTAACATTTGCATTATTTTCCAATCTAAAGAAACGTTGTTTGCTCGTTTCATACGACCATCGCTGGATCAGTTTCCCCCTCCGTTCTTATCGGCATTTTCTACTAGACATCCGTCATTTCTTGGTTCGTACTACGTAAGCCGAAAGAAGACGGAATCTACGGATGTGTCATCCGAAGTCAGTTTTGGCCTGCTGTAATCAATGGCACAAGTACACCTTTGAGGGGGTAAAAGTGAATAAGGAGGAAAGGAAGGTAAAGTCATAGGGAAAGTAACGAGGTCACAAAGTCGTTCCttctagcaaaaaaaaaacttcctcGGTATTAGAGCGATCGAAGGAAGAAAtagacgaagagaaagaaaggcgGCGGAAAATGAAAGAGCGAGAGTGAGAgtaaaagaggaagagaaacaGATAAGTAGATAGAGAGAtagatagaaaaagagaaagaaaccgaaagagaaagagagcgagagagagagagagaaagagaaaaagaaagaatgagaGAAAAGAGCTGAagtctatatatatacagtcgCTAGTCTGCAAGTTAACGTGGTAATAGGATTGGATTAAGGGCGTGATGGAAGATGTGCGTGATTTGGGAAATATCTATCTTAATTGGACGGTGTTTACCTCCAAGTTTTTCATCTTATTTTTCCATTCTAAATCGTATTTATCGCCTTCGAGTAAGGATATTCTCTTGTGAAACTCCTTGCAAATCGTCTGCAGTTCGGCTGgaagagagagacagagacacacacaagaaaaggtCATTTTCGCAACTCGTATTTGTTATTAACCTAAGTCCTACCAgactggaaaagaaatttaaaaaaaaataataaaataaaaaaacaaaaaaatttcaaatctgtcattctccttttcttccattttgctACATAACTGGTAAAATTCGCAGCGAATGACTTCATCTCGGGGACTCTAGTTTCGGTATCCAATCAAGATAGACAACCGATACAACGCCATTAGAACTGTCTCTTAATGTCAGCCACTGGATGAACGTATTTAgccgaggaaaaaaaaccattgtccatcaaatttgttttaaagggGACCTCCCATTGATTTTCATTGCGCCACTAGAATTGAATCCTGCCTCTGCTGTAAAGCCGAACGATTTCGGTTCTTGCGATATTTTAGCTGTGAATATCGTCTCCGTCTTAGCACCACTGCTCCTACCGCTAAACAATAAACTGGAACACGCCAAGGGGTGAAAGAATTGTGGAATATGGGGAATGAAATGAACGTCGAACGATGGAAATAGggtccccgtttttttttttgttttgtttgtttttttgtttttagctgtCCGACAGTTAAAGAGAAGAAGTTCGTTGAAATGTCAACTGAAAAGCGAAATGGTGATGTGCAGTCGTCGTTAGCTTTTGCTATTGAGAAAAATAAGGCACGCAGTGGGTAGAGGCTTGCAACGGGAATGTAGAGGCTCTGCTGTGGACAGCTTTGTGCGATAGTGGGAGCGCTGCTTTATAATGCGTTCGTTATTCATTAATGTGTTTCTATAATGTGCTGGAGTATTTCGCTTCGGTTTTTAAACTGAAAAGCTGATGGAAAAGATCAGGACATCCACCAGTAAGTTATGTACAGCTACCATATCTGCGGTGTCTCTTTATGTGTCAAAACCAGACCGCCGTGTCGGCCGATTTCAGTTGGTCGGTGACGTTGCCTCCGTTTCGCAAGAAAACAGACGCGGGGGAGGTATTCTCGCAAACGACATGGACGCTCGCTCGCAGACATATGGAGcgggaaaacgaaaagaaggcAACAACCGAACAACTGAAAATGACCCATCATGGCGTACAGTCGTGGTGTGAATGTCAGTCAGTCAATCGGTGCCTCACACGACACGCAAACTAATTAGAAGAATAAATATTTGACATTTGACGGATTTCGAGGCTGTGAATTAATTCAATCGAATAAGAAAGGCCAAAGAAAAGTTGAAGATCCACTGAAAAATTGCATGAGAGTGGGTGAATGTGAAAGAGTTTGACCAGGAATAGGAATCGAATAAGTTTGCAGGAGAGAAGGCtaggatgaagaaaaaaaggaatagtgCTTGAAAGCAGTAGTGATAAAAGGTAGAGTGTGtgagagagtgagagagagagagagagagagagagagagagagagagagagacgatgATGGACCGTGTACCTcgaaatctttctttttgactTCGAACTCCATATCGTACTTGGCGAATTCGAGGCGACAGATACGCGCGTGGAACTCGTTGAGTAGTGTTATCAATTGGGCTACTCGAAAATAGAGCCAGTAGACGAACCCCCGATACCAGAGATCAgagatttttttacagtttgttatttaataacaaaaaaataataataataataaaaaaaaaagccgtcaAGTAGCGACATCGGACTGGTGTTAATATAGCCACATCGGCTAATATCTCCTAGTCCTACTACATAGTCTTCGGCAATTGCTTTTTCTTATTATACTCGTATGTATCGACCCATGACGCAAGTGCGCAAAGTGTTATTCGTCCCTTCTTTTTCACGTTACTGATGTTCAAGATATGTAACGTCATTACTTCTCGTGACATCATTAGAAACCCAAGAAACTGTCTCGAATTTGTTGGTTGCCAATGATGAACTTCGTTTTGAACTGCATAGCCAGTCGCAAAACTAGCATCAGCTGCCggttaaaaaaatgaagacgaTACACTATTGCTAGGGAAAAAAACtacatgaagaaaaaaaaatggatgcgGATGACTCACCCTCATTGGCGTCGTCTAGATTCTTGGGCTGGCCGCAGCGTTCTTCAATGATGCGTCGTCGTTCGGCCGCTTTAcgttcttgttcttttttcaattcctCTGCAGCTTTTTTACGCAACAAGAGCTGATTTCAAAGAGAATAACCACGTCTTTTAGTTTGGCGACAATCATTATTGAAAAGATAAGTATTGATGGCTTACCCgaagtttcttctttctctcggGAGTCATGAAACCTTTCTTGGCTTTCTTGGCGGCCGCAGCCTCTTCGAGACGCTTGCGCACCTCAGCCTTTTTACGGTCCTGCTCTTGCTGTTTAACCCTAGCCGCctatcaaatgaattttcaaaaatccaaCTTAGAAAACTAAGGTTTCGTCAACTGACGCCCAGCACACGTTGTGACCACATCCATACTTACATCGGCGGCTGATTTTTTCTGCAattacaaaaagaacaaacagttTTTAATTAACAGGGTGATGTGACCAGTGTTTCGAaaacagtaaacaaaaaaaataaatatgtaaaatgaaataagaatttaaaaatgggtagaaaaaatgacaaaaggttTTAGTTTTAgaagtaaaaaggaaaatctgTTATGTTTGACAAGTGTTTTCAATTATTAGCCATCTTACACCGTCATCCTTTTTAGCTTCAACTGGTTTGGCGACTGGTTTGGGGggctcctcctcctcttcttcggaAGAGCTGGACGTGCAAATTAGCAGGGAACgaaaaatcatgaaaataaaacaggggtaaaaataaataagagttTCATGTGCCCTGCTTATTAGTCGCTCAACATAACTGATTAGGCCGTTCGTTTGATGCTTATATGATTATGACAAGTAGTCAAATAATAATTGAGAGGTAAACATAAGAACGAAAAATGTAGAACATAAAAATTGAGTCAAAACTTGTATAATTTGTACAATCCTTCGggttttttcattctttggTAAACGCGTTGTTATTAAATCAACTTAAcggaaataacaaaaaaaaggtaagcaTTCGATATTCGCTATTGACTGACCGACTGTAGTCTTTGTCAGTCAATGTCATATGCAAAGATGCCTACCTGAGCAGCCTGCAAGCTGTAATtcataataagaaaaaaaacaaaaaaaaacaatatcaaCTATAGATCGAATACCTCAAGAACTGAtgacatgaaaagaaaacgaatttttaaaaaatctcttttcttaaaaaaataaatattcgCATTTCTCAATATTATTTTATAAAGCAAGGGGGAGTTTGACTTACGTGTATTCTTCACTGTCCGACATGGTTAGAGGTAATCAGATGTAGAACCTGTAATTAAGTTAAATTGATGAGAAACTAGAAAAACGAAAGCTCTACTGAAGGCTTTTTTCCCGATACGCGTCGATAGATTTAAACAAACAATGCGCGAGAAGAGTTTAATTAACAAGTCGAGACTTTCCGAGTTGAGCTATTTCAAGCAACTTTTCGCAGTTTAATTTCTACCGATGGGGTAACCGTGAATGAGAACTAGGCACAGTTGCTCACTCTTTGCGCTCGATTCAAAAATAGCTCAGACGGAGAACGCTCGACGTCCTACCCGTGCATACCCAAATATAGGCACATAGGTTAACCATCATCGAGGATGAAAATCACTGCTTTTAACTGAAAACGATGATACAACTGAAAGCGCTAATTACAGTATCTGAGGAGAAAGGTCAAAATTTCCCGAAAAACCTAGCCAACAGAGAGGAAACTTTCGTTACTACCGTAGATACTTGCGGAAATGCGAGTCAAATGAAAAGAGTTTCTTGCAAAATGCTGACGATGCAACCTAGTCAGCTGTAGTTACCACTGATTGTTTAACGAAGTTTAATAAAATTCTAACAAAATGGTGAATGTTTGGGCCTACCGGGTGGTCAAAGAAGCGAGTGCTGGCACACACACTGAGCTCGAGTGACGGATACGCGAGCACTGCGTCTGAAACTGGGACTGTAGCCCGAGACCTAGGCTCGGATGCGGGCAGAACCAGCGCTACGGAAAACCTTAGCTAAGAAAAGATCCCTAAACGCTCGGGTGAAGTCCAAAATAGCAACCTATGACGGCGGGGAGAAGGATTTTCAATAACAGACTCGGCTCTGGTGGCGGGTCACAAACATCCCCAGACCCGCATTTGGCCGGACTTCCTAACATTCAACTAATGCTCCCTGCCTCTGTAACCGTTTCACTTACGTGCACAATTCGCAACTTTTACGTCGGTCCTTACCAGGAATTTGTTGTAGTGATCAGCATCACAACACTGTTAAGATGTATGACCAACACTTAGCCTCGTTTTGATAAACTGCGATATTTTCAACGGTTCTTTTGATTATTGCCGAAACGCTAGAGTTTTGTGGCTGTTAATATTTCAGACGCATTTCAGGGTAGAAAACCAAGAAGGAAAAGGGTTCCCATATACCGACTGTGAAGTAAAAAGTGAACGCGGATGTCGGTCGAACAGGAACCAACCTAATTGCTATGAATAGAGTCGCGTTCCTATCCTATTCTGCCCGTTTACGTGACCTAAAAATAGTACATGCTTCCACTAGGAGGGCGTTCTAGGCTCTCTCGTCCGCGGCCGTATAAGTGGCTTTTGATATTgtggtagttttttttctgtgtatttTTCCAGGGTAAAGTTGTGTGCTAACCTACTCATACAACGAGCCAAGATTTTGATTTACGATATTGGAACAATTGCACTCTTTCATTCATTGTTCCAGCTCTGATTCTCTATTCTAAATAACACGCTAGCAATTTGGGAACAGACAAGGCTTGAGCTGTTACAAAACCAGGGAACTCTTTGTCTGGACCATAAATGGAGAGTCGTCTACAAATATAGTCGCCGATGATGGAAACGTTGGCCACTTGAACGTACTTCTTTGATGATGAAGAATAAAGTTCAATAGACGAACGATACTGCTCCCATGGTTCCAAGTTACGGGCGGCTGTGGCTATAATACGTACATTTACATTCAACTGTTCGAGCTGTTTTGAAATTTGGTGTTGAATGAATACAAGTTCTTGAAATAAGGCGTCCGGACAGTTTTCCATTACTGTGAGCAACCGTATAGACGAAGATTGCATCGTGTTTGCCAAGTCGTTTGCGCCAAGAATTCCAGTAACAGGCTGGTAACAACGCCCAACTGATACGAGTCGCAAGGGAAACGGTTCTTCAATCACAGTTTTCGTCAGAAACGCCACCATAGCTGGCAATGACGAACCTCCTACTAGATGTAAGCCGTTCCCTTTCTCAAGACTGCCGTGATCTTGAATCGTGGCGAGACTTAACACTTCTTTCTGATCATTAAAGGCCAGGCCGCAACCATCGATTATTAACGATCTAACGAAATCAGGTGCAGAAATCAGATTGTATCCGTTGTCAATCCAATCCTTGCTGAAAGTTTGCATCCAACGTAGTTCCAAATTAGCCGGCGTgccttttaaataaaatgccGTGCGACTATGACTGGCAAACTTGATGTTCTCTTCAGTACAGTCACCCAGACAATTTAGATCAGATTTTTCAGGCATAAACGAGTACACTTCTGTATTGTCTTCTATGGGTGTTTTACAATGCAAGTAGTTAGGAAGGCTTAAAGCTCGCGTTACGGCTATTTCTTCGATTTCCCACCACAACTTCGTCAGTTCTTTTAGCTGGGTCCTCAGTTCtataccttttcttttaatgtcttCTACATTTCGAGTGTCACTGCTACCTGTAGCGTTTGTCACGACTTGCTTCATCATTTGGGTTACTTCAACCCTTCTGCTTTCAAGGTCTTCTCGCTGAAGACGGAGAGCGGTCATCTGTCTCCATTGTCCAAGGAAAGAATCCAGATGAAAGGAAGAATTTCTTGCTGAAAGATTATTTTGCAACTGTGCAATGTCTTCAGTAATCAATGCTTCAATGTGACTCAAGTCAGGAGTCAATATTGATACAGCTGCTTTTGATATATGACCTGGTATGTGCAAGGCAGAAACAACTCCTCGGACTATACAcagtaaatgttttttaatggGGATTTTGATGTGTGAAGTACTAAGAATTCTGAGAGCCATGATCATGTTTTATTCTCCTAGTGCAGTAGTGCACTTTTTTTTGGCATCAGGTTCTTGATCAACTTCAATCTTATCACTCATCACTTTAGGAAGAATAGTTTCAATCTTTCTCTTCTCAGGTGCCTTGTAATTCCCACCAAGACCTGCAGCTCTTTCCGATTCTTCAATTGTGTATGGCTCTAACTCTAGTGCTTTAAGCCTACGTTTGTGAACTTTGGTTCTATAGTGTTGAGTTAGGGAAAACTCATCTATAAAATACCTCCTGCAGAGCAATACAGATGAGATCAAAGATATTAACAGTTGACAGTAACAGACTTACGCGCAATGTATGCAGTAGAATTGGGCATTGCCAGCTTTTTCAACATCGATTTTTTGGGCTAGAAGGCTTTCTgcattgtttttcaaatcgtTGTCAAtctataacaaaaaataatgagcAATAATATAACACAAGATGCAATTCAGCTATACTTCATCCAGATCTTTAGTGCGCCTTTTTCCTTTATATTTTTTCCGAATGTGCGTTTCACCACGATGGTACTTACGTCGCCtaaaatttcagaaattttctttgaatttttaatgacAACCCATTCTTATAGAACAGGGTTTAATCCgtaaatgtatttttacttGTAAGTCATTGTAGTAAACCTCTGTAAGTTTTGTTCTTTCGCCACACACGTGTATGACAAAATGGCCCCAGTTGATTTTAGTTAACGACAAATATGCGTTAGAAGAAAGTTGTATTTTAAGATGCTAGGTGGCATTTGGGATATACACGTCGTTATTAGCTATTTCCCTCTACTAGATGTCGCTAATTTTAATGTCAGGGCTCTTTTTGGTTTCTAAGCATTTGCGTGCTTTCATTATTAATTCCTGAAATATactataatttaaaaatttcgacATTAAAATAGCACGGCGAAAGATAACCAAGTTAAGATGTTAtgcaattacatttttttgccGAAGCTTCAAAAAATGATGCATTTTTTGCCGACAGGTGGCGCTGAAATTGACGATCGTTTTTTTAGACAAATTTAATGCTTACAAAGGAAAGGACGAAGAAATCGGCACGGGACTTTGGTGTGACGCGCGGAACGGTGCGCCCACAGCAACTGGAACACTCTTGCTGGACTAGACCGCTCGTGACATAAAGTTGT
Encoded proteins:
- the LOC130688081 gene encoding serine--tRNA ligase, mitochondrial-like, whose protein sequence is MIMALRILSTSHIKIPIKKHLLCIVRGVVSALHIPGHISKAAVSILTPDLSHIEALITEDIAQLQNNLSARNSSFHLDSFLGQWRQMTALRLQREDLESRRVEVTQMMKQVVTNATGSSDTRNVEDIKRKGIELRTQLKELTKLWWEIEEIAVTRALSLPNYLHCKTPIEDNTEVYSFMPEKSDLNCLGDCTEENIKFASHSRTAFYLKGTPANLELRWMQTFSKDWIDNGYNLISAPDFVRSLIIDGCGLAFNDQKEVLSLATIQDHGSLEKGNGLHLVGGSSLPAMVAFLTKTVIEEPFPLRLVSVGRCYQPVTGILGANDLANTMQSSSIRLLTVMENCPDALFQELVFIQHQISKQLEQLNVNVRIIATAARNLEPWEQYRSSIELYSSSSKKYVQVANVSIIGDYICRRLSIYGPDKEFPGFVTAQALSVPKLLACYLE
- the LOC130688069 gene encoding zinc finger protein 593 homolog — encoded protein: MTYKRRKYHRGETHIRKKYKGKRRTKDLDEIDNDLKNNAESLLAQKIDVEKAGNAQFYCIHCARYFIDEFSLTQHYRTKVHKRRLKALELEPYTIEESERAAGLGGNYKAPEKRKIETILPKVMSDKIEVDQEPDAKKKCTTALGE